In Clostridium sp. DL-VIII, the following proteins share a genomic window:
- a CDS encoding GNAT family N-acetyltransferase → MLIEDKIIESKGLTWKLRCPIKTDAYKLAELRVKIDGETEYLDREPGEGLLTPEDFEKIIHEDNTSERTLFLLAEVNNRIVGFTRCEGNKLNRFKHKAEFGICIEKEYWSYGIGKVLIENVLKTMDSVGIKKISLTVVQTNTKAIQLYKKYGFVEEGILINDRIHKDGKYYNTVIMGRVL, encoded by the coding sequence ATGCTTATTGAAGACAAAATAATAGAAAGCAAAGGACTAACCTGGAAACTTCGTTGTCCAATAAAAACTGATGCATACAAATTAGCTGAATTAAGGGTTAAAATCGATGGAGAAACAGAATACCTTGATAGGGAACCAGGGGAAGGTTTACTTACTCCAGAAGATTTTGAAAAAATTATTCATGAAGATAATACGTCAGAAAGGACATTATTTTTATTAGCGGAGGTTAATAATAGAATTGTTGGCTTTACTCGTTGCGAAGGAAATAAGCTAAATAGGTTCAAACATAAGGCCGAGTTTGGTATATGCATAGAAAAAGAATATTGGAGCTATGGAATTGGTAAAGTCCTAATAGAAAATGTGTTAAAAACTATGGATAGTGTTGGAATCAAAAAAATCTCATTAACTGTAGTACAAACAAATACTAAAGCAATTCAATTATATAAAAAATATGGCTTCGTAGAAGAAGGTATATTAATAAACGACCGTATCCATAAAGATGGAAAATACTACAATACAGTCATAATGGGACGAGTACTATGA